DNA sequence from the Fuscovulum ytuae genome:
AAGCCCCGGCCCATAGGCGATGCAGTTCTTCAGGCGACCGATGCGGTCGATATGCTTCTGGTCATAGGTGCCGGGGCTGACCACGTAATCGGCCACCTGACCCAGCACCCGTTCGATGGCCGCAGCGGTGGACCTGACCACGGGCGCGTCGCGATCTGTCATCACGGGCTGCACCTCGAACAGGTCGCGGATTGTGTAGCGGAAACCGGGGCGGCGGGCCTGCACCCGGTCCAGCATGGCACGCATTTCGGCCTTCACCTCTTCCACCGCCTCTTCGATCAGGAAACGGCGATCAAGGACGATGCGGCAGCGGTCGGCCACGCAAGGGGCGGGCAGGGCGGTAGAGCCTTCTGGCGGTTCGGGTTCACCACCATGGATGGAATTGATGTTCAGCGTAGATTGCCGCGCCTGTGGCGGCACCACGGGCATGGCGGTGGTCCGGGTTTCCAGCATTGGGTAGAGGTGATCCTCAATCTCTTCCAGCACCGCGCCCATATGGCGGATCGCACTGTCGCCAAGAAACGGCATGGAGCCATGTGCGATACGGCCATGGGTTTCCACCTCGGCCCACCAGACGCCGCGATGGCCAAGGCAGATGCGATCCTTGTGCAGCGGTTCGGGGATGATGACATGCTGCACACGGTCCGGCGCGAAATATCCCCGCTCGGCCAGATAGGCGACACCACCGTAACCGCCTGATTCTTCATCTGCCGTAGCGCTGATTTCGATACTGCCCCGCCAATCGGGGGTGGTGGCGAGGAAGGCCTCAACCGCGATGACGCTGGCCGCAAGCCCGCCCTTCATGTCGCAGGCGCCACGGCCATAGATACGGTCGCGGTCGAGTTCGCCGCCAAAGGGATCGCGGGTCCAGCCATGGCCCACCTCGACCACGTCATGATGGCTGTTGAAATGCACGCAATCGCCCGCGCGGCCCGAATCTATTCGCGCAACCATGTTCCAGCGGGGAAAGGCGTCGCTGTCGCCGGGGGCACCTGTGGCGCGGATCAACTCCACCGTCCAGCCCTGCGCCATAAGGCGGGCGGCGAGGTAATCGCAAATCTCACGGTAATTCCGCCCCGGCGGGTTCAGCGTCGGGATACGGATCAGGTCCTGCGCCAGCCCGATCAGGGCGGTGCGGCGGTCGTCGATTGTCTGGATCAAGGCGTCCGTCATGCCCCAATGGTGGGTGCAGCGCGGCCTTCTGCCAAGGGGAAAGCTTGCGAAGCCGTGCAGGCAGGGCCACATTGGTGACGTAGGATAGGGGTTTTGCGACATGGTCGCCTTCTTCAAGCTGGCGCTGTTCGGCTATATCGCCTTGACGATCATCTATTGGCTGCTGGCCCTCTACTTCCGGTCGGTCGAGAGGGAGAGGCTTGAAAAGGAATATGACCATGGCGGCATTCCCGGCACGCGCGATGGCCATGTGGCACAAGGCCTAGCTGCATATGAGCGCAGCCTGCGCAGGCGGTTGATCGGTCTGGTCTTCGTCATTCCCACGGCGGTGGTAATCGCCTTGGTCTGGATTTTGAATTTTTCCTGAGGCAGCAATGCGTTATCTGAAATGGACCGTCCTTGTCACGCTGGCGCTCTTGGTGTTTTCCTTCCTGCATTACACCCTGCCGCAGACCGATATCGTGCGCATCGTGGGCACCGAAAACCGCCGCATGGATCTCGGCGAGAATAGCTGGTTCTGGGCCTCGCCCGATGTGGGGACGGCGCCCAGCAACAGCCGAGACATCTTTTTCATCAATGCCGTCTATCCCGATGGCAGCACGATGGAATACCGCAACGAAGATACGGGCTGGGGCTGGCCGCCCTATTTCAAGATGGACAGCTCCTCGCTCAATACCTCGGCGAAGGAATTGCAATCGACGGCGGATGCGCCGAAATGGGTGGCGGTGACGCATTACGGTTGGCGCAATCAGCTGTTCACGATCTTTCCCAATGCCATTTCCCTGCGGCTGGTTGATGGGCCAGAGGCGCGGATTATTCCTTGGGTCAATATTGTGATCCTGTCCTTCCTTGCCTTTGTCCTTTTCATGGCTTGGCGCATGTGGGCGCAGTTCAAGGAGCGGATGATCGAACCCGCCGTGATTGAGGCGCAGGAAACGCTTGATGATCTGGACCGCAGGGCCGATCGCGCCAAGGCGGGGATCGGCGGCTGGTTCAACCGCCTGTTCGGGCGGAAGTAGGTGGGTTAAGCGCGACCTTTCTCTTCAGCTTGGAAAAAATACTCAAAAAATCAAACATCTGACATCTCGCGCGCGGCGCGGATCAGGTCGGCGGCGCGTTCAGCGATCATGATTGTAGGGGCATTCGTGTTTCCTCCGATCAGGCGTGGCATCACACTGGCATCTACCACACGAAGCCCTTCCAAACCCTTAACGCGCAGGTCGGGGTCCACCACCGCCATCGTATCGCGGCCCATCCGGCAGGTGCCGACAGGATGATAGATTGTGTCGGCGCGGGCGCGGATATCGGCTTCAAGCCCGGCATCGCTGTTGTCATGGGGATAGAGGCGCTGCCCACGCCACGGTGCGAGGGCGTCAG
Encoded proteins:
- a CDS encoding acetylornithine deacetylase/succinyl-diaminopimelate desuccinylase family protein, translating into MTDALIQTIDDRRTALIGLAQDLIRIPTLNPPGRNYREICDYLAARLMAQGWTVELIRATGAPGDSDAFPRWNMVARIDSGRAGDCVHFNSHHDVVEVGHGWTRDPFGGELDRDRIYGRGACDMKGGLAASVIAVEAFLATTPDWRGSIEISATADEESGGYGGVAYLAERGYFAPDRVQHVIIPEPLHKDRICLGHRGVWWAEVETHGRIAHGSMPFLGDSAIRHMGAVLEEIEDHLYPMLETRTTAMPVVPPQARQSTLNINSIHGGEPEPPEGSTALPAPCVADRCRIVLDRRFLIEEAVEEVKAEMRAMLDRVQARRPGFRYTIRDLFEVQPVMTDRDAPVVRSTAAAIERVLGQVADYVVSPGTYDQKHIDRIGRLKNCIAYGPGLLHLAHQPDEWVGVQDMADSAKVMALVLRDLLA
- a CDS encoding DUF1523 family protein, coding for MRYLKWTVLVTLALLVFSFLHYTLPQTDIVRIVGTENRRMDLGENSWFWASPDVGTAPSNSRDIFFINAVYPDGSTMEYRNEDTGWGWPPYFKMDSSSLNTSAKELQSTADAPKWVAVTHYGWRNQLFTIFPNAISLRLVDGPEARIIPWVNIVILSFLAFVLFMAWRMWAQFKERMIEPAVIEAQETLDDLDRRADRAKAGIGGWFNRLFGRK